One window from the genome of Pyrus communis chromosome 16, drPyrComm1.1, whole genome shotgun sequence encodes:
- the LOC137719609 gene encoding U-box domain-containing protein 1-like gives MEAALVPPLMVSTGFLPTGSLLQSLVHICNEVCSMEKLPVLQGRNISTMVRRIKLLAFLFEEIKESAGPLPPSSILCLTELFFVIRRAKFLIQDCKDGSSLWGLMQTELVSNQFYGLVKELGRALDILPLSLLNVTADIKEQIELLHRQAKRAELFIDLKELKRREELLVLMGSNSEKNRKNKGFIDLVKVRDVLSSIGLRNTVDYEEETSKLEAEADKQAGSGGLIVVSNINNLISLVSYCKTIIFIDGEIEKPCKEDMKLQCVPSGRFYDHSSSSQSLIPNVPDEFRCPISLDLIRDPVIVASGHTYDRNSIAQWINSGHQTCPNSGQKLIHMALIPNYALRSLIQQWCEENKVPTTEPSQSSSSDLARSSSKRELYENAVDHISVVKAAVDAVKLTAEFLVGKLATGSPDIQRQAAYELRLLAKTGMNNRRIIAEAGAIPFLVTLLRCHEPRIQENAVTALLNLSIYNNNKILIMAAGAIDEIVNVLESGNTMEARENAAAAIFSLSMIDDCKVTIGKRPRAIPALVGLLKEGTPAGKKDAAIALFNLALYNANKVSVVFAGAVPLLIELLMDDKAGITDDALALLAQILGCSEGREEIGKSRILVHILIDLLRFGSPKGKENAVTLLLGLCKDGGEEVARRLLMNPRSIPSLQSLAADGSLKARRKADTLLRLLNRCCFQSHHQIG, from the coding sequence ATGGAAGCAGCTCTTGTTCCTCCTCTAATGGTTTCCACAGGATTTTTGCCAACTGGGTCGTTGTTACAATCGTTGGTTCACATATGCAACGAAGTTTGCTCCATGGAAAAGCTTCCGGTTCTGCAGGGCCGCAACATCTCCACCATGGTAAGGAGGATCAAGCTTCTCGCTTTTCTGTTCGAAGAGATAAAAGAGTCCGCCGGGCCGCTTCCTCCCTCTTCAATCCTATGCCTCACGGAGCTTTTCTTCGTGATTCGAAGAGCCAAGTTTCTGATCCAAGATTGTAAAGACGGGAGCTCTCTGTGGGGGCTTATGCAGACGGAGTTGGTTTCGAATCAGTTTTACGGGCTGGTCAAGGAGTTGGGGAGGGCGCTTGATATTTTGCCTCTGAGCTTGCTTAACGTGACGGCAGATATCAAAGAGCAGATCGAGCTCCTCCACCGGCAAGCGAAAAGAGCGGAGCTTTTTATCGATCTCAAAGAGCTCAAGAGAAGAGAAGAGCTTTTGGTTTTGATGGGAAGCAATAGTGAGAAGAACAGGAAGAACAAAGGTTTCATAGACTTGGTTAAAGTGAGAGATGTTCTGAGCAGCATTGGCCTGAGAAACACCGTGGATTACGAAGAAGAAACTTCGAAGCTCGAGGCAGAAGCTGACAAGCAAGCAGGGAGTGGAGGGCTGATTGTGGTGTCCAACATAAACAATCTTATTTCCCTTGTGTCGTACTGCAAAACCATCATTTTTATAGATGGTGAAATTGAAAAACCGTGTAAAGAGGATATGAAACTGCAGTGTGTCCCCTCGGGTAGATTTTATGATCACTCTTCATCTTCTCAGTCGTTGATCCCCAATGTTCCGGATGAATTTCGCTGCCCGATTTCATTGGACTTGATTAGAGACCCTGTTATTGTAGCATCCGGGCACACTTACGATCGAAATTCGATTGCACAATGGATCAATTCGGGGCACCAGACATGTCCCAACAGCGGGCAGAAGCTGATTCACATGGCGCTTATTCCCAACTATGCACTCAGGAGTCTAATACAACAATGGTGCGAGGAGAACAAAGTTCCCACAACTGAACCCTCGCAGTCTTCTTCCTCCGATTTGGCGAGGAGCAGCAGCAAAAGGGAGTTGTACGAAAATGCTGTCGATCACATTTCTGTCGTGAAAGCTGCTGTTGATGCTGTGAAATTGACAGCTGAGTTTCTGGTGGGAAAACTAGCAACTGGTTCACCTGATATCCAAAGGCAAGCGGCCTATGAGCTCCGATTACTTGCCAAAACCGGCATGAATAATAGGAGGATAATAGCAGAAGCAGGAGCTATTCCGTTTCTAGTGACGTTGCTGAGATGCCATGAACCGAGAATTCAGGAAAACGCTGTCACAGCGTTGCTCAACCTCTCcatctacaacaacaacaagatTCTGATCATGGCGGCTGGAGCAATTGACGAAATAGTAAACGTCTTGGAATCGGGGAACACAATGGAAGCACGAGAGAATGCAGCAGCAGCAATTTTCAGCTTGTCGATGATAGATGACTGCAAGGTAACGATTGGAAAGCGCCCCAGAGCCATTCCGGCATTGGTTGGGCTTTTGAAAGAAGGCACTCCAGCTGGTAAAAAAGATGCTGCCATAGCACTCTTCAATCTTGCACTCTACAATGCCAACAAGGTGAGTGTTGTGTTCGCCGGGGCGGTTCCTCTGCTCATCGAGCTGTTGATGGACGACAAGGCGGGAATTACAGATGATGCCTTGGCACTGCTTGCTCAGATTTTGGGTTGCTCTGAAGGACGGGAGGAGATTGGGAAGAGCAGGATTTTAGTGCATATTCTTATCGATCTCTTAAGATTTGGTTCTCCGAAAGGGAAGGAAAACGCGGTCACTCTTCTGTTGGGGTTGTGCAAAGACGGAGGAGAGGAGGTCGCACGACGGCTGTTGATGAACCCGCGGAGCATTCCTTCACTCCAAAGCTTGGCTGCAGACGGTTCCTTGAAAGCTCGAAGAAAAGCCGACACGCTGCTTCGATTACTGAACAGGTGCTGCTTCCAATCTCACCACCAGATTGGATGA